From one Saprospiraceae bacterium genomic stretch:
- a CDS encoding peptidylprolyl isomerase, producing the protein MRIISIFLLGLFIINQSCIPVKKDQIAAEIDTQSVEIRLQDSTIRNVLQAQNDQDLQALISYFGATDPSVRYAATAALGSVRDFSIIDTLSYMLHDANVSVSAAAAYSLGLIGSPRSQSALIGAFRQYDTAGINSSINSAILEAIGRTGTADFLHAMATVETYEPTDTLLLLGQIRGIYRYMLRGIVDPAGTTIALKYATGEIYPQEVRLMAAHYLSRAKNLDLSGQADLLNESTAKENNPDVKLALILALGKTKSSTALTTLTNVISQDQDTRMVSNALRSLSNFDYQQVKTIILTAIRHSSISVATAALNYLNDFGREADANEYRNIARENIPWQVKVPLLAIANKNYSYAYAITKGNINGELKSIFGRSDNIQEKIACLKALGSDPKNINYLLEVGRQSDIPAIHAAVMESGIESLKSKYFNNAFGGSGESVKKNIIAYIMDKLATGDDAALEIIESSVKDQSLGLKSIVDPAAIEQIKTTLANNPTPTTPYAQYMLDKTLNALKGTSTPLSHMTNYKKLTAADFTLDGVTAVAEIVTDKGSIKIKLLKEIAPATVLNFVRLSKSEFYNGKYFHRVVPNFVIQGGCPRGDGYGSMDYSIRSETPQIYYNKAGMVGMASSGNHTESCQFFITHSPTPHLDGNYTIFAQVIEGIDVVNSIQIGDKILRINFTE; encoded by the coding sequence ATGAGAATCATATCTATATTTTTATTAGGACTTTTTATTATTAATCAATCATGTATCCCGGTAAAAAAGGATCAGATAGCAGCCGAGATCGATACGCAGTCTGTGGAGATTCGATTACAAGACTCCACGATCAGAAATGTCCTGCAGGCCCAGAATGACCAGGATCTCCAGGCACTAATATCCTATTTTGGAGCTACCGACCCATCTGTGAGATATGCAGCTACCGCCGCACTCGGCTCTGTCCGCGACTTCAGTATCATCGATACCTTGAGTTACATGCTACATGATGCCAACGTGTCCGTATCTGCAGCGGCTGCGTACAGCCTGGGTCTGATCGGGTCGCCCAGAAGTCAATCGGCCCTGATCGGTGCATTCCGACAGTATGATACAGCAGGAATCAATTCTTCCATCAATAGTGCTATCCTTGAAGCTATTGGAAGAACAGGCACAGCAGATTTTCTTCATGCTATGGCCACCGTAGAGACCTACGAACCGACCGATACCTTATTATTATTAGGCCAAATCAGGGGCATCTATCGATATATGCTCAGAGGTATTGTCGATCCGGCCGGCACCACTATTGCCCTTAAATATGCCACTGGTGAGATCTACCCTCAAGAAGTGAGGCTAATGGCAGCTCACTATCTGTCCAGGGCAAAAAATCTCGATCTCTCAGGTCAGGCAGATTTGCTCAATGAATCGACTGCAAAAGAAAACAATCCGGATGTCAAACTAGCCTTGATACTGGCGTTGGGTAAAACAAAATCCTCCACTGCCCTGACAACGCTGACCAATGTCATCAGCCAGGATCAGGATACCAGAATGGTGAGCAATGCACTAAGATCGTTAAGTAATTTTGATTACCAACAAGTAAAAACGATCATACTCACGGCCATCAGGCATAGTTCTATATCTGTCGCCACTGCAGCCCTCAACTATCTCAATGACTTTGGCAGAGAGGCAGATGCTAATGAATACCGCAATATAGCCCGGGAAAACATACCCTGGCAAGTCAAAGTCCCTCTGCTGGCCATCGCCAACAAAAACTACTCTTATGCCTATGCCATCACCAAAGGCAATATCAATGGTGAGCTAAAATCCATCTTTGGCCGATCTGACAATATCCAGGAAAAAATAGCTTGCCTCAAAGCACTGGGCAGCGACCCAAAAAACATCAATTATTTGTTGGAAGTAGGCCGGCAATCTGACATTCCTGCCATACACGCTGCAGTGATGGAATCCGGTATCGAATCCTTAAAGAGTAAGTATTTCAATAATGCATTTGGTGGTTCGGGAGAATCTGTAAAAAAGAACATCATAGCCTATATTATGGATAAGCTGGCTACCGGGGATGATGCTGCTTTGGAAATCATCGAATCTTCTGTTAAAGATCAAAGCCTGGGACTGAAATCCATCGTAGATCCAGCAGCTATCGAACAAATCAAAACGACGCTGGCCAATAACCCAACTCCAACGACCCCTTATGCTCAGTATATGCTCGATAAGACACTCAATGCCTTGAAGGGTACGAGTACTCCTTTGAGCCATATGACAAATTATAAAAAGCTCACAGCAGCAGATTTTACGCTGGATGGGGTCACCGCTGTTGCTGAAATAGTGACAGACAAGGGATCCATCAAGATAAAACTATTAAAAGAGATAGCTCCTGCCACAGTCCTCAATTTTGTGCGCCTATCCAAGTCAGAATTTTATAATGGTAAGTATTTTCACAGGGTAGTCCCCAATTTTGTCATTCAAGGCGGATGTCCCCGGGGTGACGGCTATGGATCTATGGATTATAGTATCCGATCGGAGACACCGCAGATCTATTATAACAAAGCAGGCATGGTAGGAATGGCCTCCAGTGGTAACCATACCGAGAGCTGTCAATTTTTTATTACCCACAGCCCCACCCCTCACCTGGATGGCAATTATACGATTTTCGCGCAGGTGATAGAGGGGATCGATGTGGTCAATAGTATCCAGATCGGAGATAAAATACTACGTATCAACTTTACAGAATGA
- a CDS encoding DUF1015 family protein, translating to MHISPFIGHIPDLSKTGFDDSFYQSMRDDFNALFDAGLFKQVALQPAYYLVEIKNKNNVSTGLVAMTSMQEYNDQNILKHEQTISKKEKLHKALLTSRKAMIKPVALLMPHQKTLQQEFEAIKIKSKPILRIRFPDLTTTQKLWRVDAPVLIKKITSLFEKKINKVIIADGHHRFASLARLQSSKNPASILSIYFSPDQMQVSTFYRVVKKRSSQSYEQLIKKLREHTTTWQKTTSIIVERGCIHLFLKGELYRFRLKSSGSQPVHLSFSEQILGPVFEIHKETTSKRISYVEAPQNETERGRILEEHKDEFVFMLPPLTTHQILRNKKILPPKSTLFSPRIMNGLIVALT from the coding sequence ATGCACATCAGTCCTTTTATCGGCCATATCCCTGATCTATCCAAAACTGGATTTGATGATAGTTTTTATCAATCTATGCGGGACGATTTTAATGCGCTGTTTGATGCCGGTTTATTCAAACAGGTTGCTCTTCAACCGGCCTATTACCTGGTAGAAATAAAAAACAAAAACAACGTGTCTACCGGTTTGGTCGCGATGACCTCCATGCAGGAATATAACGATCAAAACATTTTAAAACACGAGCAGACGATTTCAAAAAAAGAAAAACTGCACAAAGCCCTGCTTACCTCCCGTAAAGCCATGATCAAACCGGTCGCCTTGCTGATGCCTCACCAGAAGACGCTCCAGCAGGAGTTTGAAGCTATAAAAATAAAAAGCAAACCAATCCTGAGGATCAGGTTTCCCGATCTCACTACTACTCAAAAATTATGGAGGGTGGATGCCCCGGTCTTAATTAAAAAAATCACATCGCTATTTGAAAAAAAAATTAATAAAGTCATTATCGCCGATGGCCATCATAGGTTTGCTTCTCTCGCCAGGTTACAATCATCCAAAAACCCAGCCTCTATCTTGTCGATCTATTTTTCACCGGATCAGATGCAAGTATCTACATTTTATAGGGTGGTCAAAAAACGTAGTAGTCAATCCTATGAGCAATTAATTAAAAAACTTAGGGAACATACTACAACATGGCAAAAAACAACTTCGATTATTGTCGAACGAGGTTGTATCCATTTGTTCTTAAAAGGAGAACTGTATCGGTTCAGATTAAAATCTTCCGGCAGTCAACCGGTACATTTATCTTTTTCTGAACAAATACTGGGACCGGTATTCGAGATACATAAAGAAACGACGAGTAAAAGAATTTCTTATGTGGAAGCGCCACAAAACGAAACGGAACGAGGGCGCATTCTCGAAGAACATAAGGATGAATTCGTGTTTATGCTTCCTCCACTGACTACGCACCAAATTTTGCGCAACAAAAAAATATTACCGCCAAAAAGCACCTTGTTTTCTCCAAGGATCATGAATGGTTTGATAGTGGCACTTACTTGA
- a CDS encoding anion permease — translation MNNYKVEKLRKFKKVGFERWMELTGGPLAIISFIVIYYFSDIGFLNNINADILQESGIKRWKELGAEGFSKINYAMLAIFAASIILWITEAIPNYLTSLIVILAMVLTGVTTENVAYAQLGHPVMWLNILSFILASMLVTTKVAKRFALWFVLKFGKNAGGIFFSFIVINIVLSIFISATTAKAAILLPIFMVIAAIYGATMDHRNNFGRNIVLQNLFQINMGATGFITGSGANLLAGSLIAGALGQSLFSYQDWFVAAFPLCIILIFIGWFVGTKIIFPMRPDERKPQIEGGMERLRIEYQLLGKMRVSEYKSIAIFLVVLAMWATDKQHGISQTAVAFMGAVVALLPGIGVVKWNDVDIPWHLMLFSAGAYALGLGLDTTDLPASIVNTLFNYFGVTAATPFWVLYLGLTFVMLFSGILFQSKTMRALIFVPMSIGIAQKFNYPIMSLAFPVALLIEHVYVLPFNGKPSALLYTTNHYSMTDSFKYGFTMMVISWIMIIIWGETLLRYLGYTQNGVFF, via the coding sequence ATGAATAATTATAAGGTTGAAAAGCTCAGGAAATTTAAAAAAGTCGGGTTTGAGCGATGGATGGAGCTCACAGGAGGACCTTTAGCAATAATTAGTTTTATCGTTATTTATTATTTTTCAGATATCGGCTTTTTAAATAATATCAATGCAGACATTCTCCAGGAAAGTGGCATCAAAAGATGGAAAGAGCTGGGGGCTGAAGGTTTTTCAAAAATCAATTATGCTATGCTGGCTATTTTTGCAGCGTCCATTATCCTGTGGATTACCGAAGCTATACCCAATTACCTTACTTCCCTGATAGTGATTCTTGCCATGGTTCTTACAGGGGTCACTACAGAGAATGTAGCGTATGCCCAGCTGGGTCATCCTGTAATGTGGCTTAATATTCTATCCTTTATACTGGCGAGCATGTTGGTTACCACCAAAGTAGCCAAAAGATTTGCTTTATGGTTTGTGTTGAAGTTTGGCAAAAATGCCGGAGGTATATTTTTTAGTTTTATAGTGATCAATATTGTATTGTCGATTTTTATATCTGCTACTACGGCCAAAGCGGCCATTCTCTTACCTATCTTCATGGTCATTGCCGCGATATATGGTGCGACGATGGATCATCGAAATAATTTTGGCCGGAACATCGTGTTGCAAAATCTCTTTCAGATCAATATGGGCGCAACGGGTTTTATCACCGGATCCGGGGCTAATTTGTTGGCGGGCTCATTGATAGCGGGCGCATTGGGTCAGTCACTGTTTAGTTACCAGGATTGGTTTGTTGCAGCATTTCCACTTTGTATTATACTCATATTTATTGGTTGGTTTGTGGGGACCAAAATTATATTTCCTATGCGACCAGATGAGCGCAAGCCACAGATAGAAGGAGGCATGGAAAGATTGCGGATAGAGTATCAACTATTGGGGAAAATGCGTGTGAGCGAATATAAATCTATAGCTATATTTTTGGTGGTTCTGGCAATGTGGGCTACGGATAAACAGCATGGCATTTCTCAGACCGCAGTCGCTTTTATGGGAGCCGTGGTGGCCCTGCTACCGGGTATCGGAGTAGTAAAATGGAATGATGTAGATATACCCTGGCACCTTATGTTGTTTTCCGCCGGGGCGTATGCCTTGGGTCTGGGATTGGACACCACAGACCTTCCCGCCAGCATCGTAAATACGCTGTTCAATTATTTTGGAGTCACCGCTGCCACACCGTTTTGGGTTTTATACCTCGGATTGACATTCGTCATGTTGTTTAGCGGTATCCTGTTTCAATCCAAAACGATGCGTGCCCTTATATTTGTACCTATGTCCATCGGAATAGCGCAAAAATTTAATTATCCGATTATGAGTTTAGCTTTTCCGGTAGCATTATTGATCGAGCACGTATATGTGTTACCATTTAATGGCAAACCCTCCGCTCTATTATATACGACCAACCATTATAGCATGACTGATTCTTTTAAATACGGGTTTACAATGATGGTCATCAGTTGGATTATGATCATTATCTGGGGCGAAACTCTGTTGAGATATCTGGGATATACCCAAAATGGAGTCTTTTTCTAA
- a CDS encoding lamin tail domain-containing protein → MKVKTLLYVSIGFFIMMNACVKDDLFNGPALISEVTAVPVAPKSSDSVSITARITDLKGIATAILAYRASAQGTFTSLAMQHETPYQYHSTIPAQIFGSKVEYFIEVKNIEGFTSRYPTVNTYYANYTVGASNILKLYINEVLSDGTKDASDPDWVEIYNASDIPADISGYAFYDEGIKTSGGSKAKRLLNAGTIIPSMGFLVLKTEYTSGEYAVEFGLSSTGDAVYLENASGVLVAALDFLAINLVGKKSYGRQPDGSNNLVIFNTPSRGTSND, encoded by the coding sequence ATGAAAGTTAAAACTTTATTATATGTTTCAATTGGCTTTTTCATCATGATGAATGCCTGTGTGAAGGATGACCTCTTTAATGGACCCGCATTGATATCGGAGGTGACCGCCGTACCAGTAGCTCCAAAATCATCGGATAGTGTAAGTATAACTGCCCGAATCACTGATTTAAAGGGAATCGCCACCGCCATATTGGCTTACAGGGCTTCGGCCCAAGGTACATTTACCTCGCTGGCGATGCAACATGAAACTCCCTACCAATATCATAGCACGATACCTGCACAAATATTCGGAAGCAAGGTCGAATATTTTATCGAAGTCAAAAACATCGAAGGTTTTACATCCAGGTATCCTACTGTAAATACATACTATGCCAATTATACGGTCGGAGCATCCAATATCCTTAAACTGTATATCAACGAAGTATTGTCTGATGGAACCAAAGATGCGTCTGATCCTGACTGGGTAGAAATATACAATGCGTCGGATATCCCAGCTGACATCAGCGGCTATGCATTTTATGACGAAGGCATTAAAACATCGGGTGGTAGCAAAGCTAAAAGATTGCTAAATGCAGGGACGATCATACCGTCCATGGGGTTTTTGGTATTAAAAACAGAATACACTTCTGGCGAATACGCCGTTGAATTTGGACTGAGCTCTACAGGAGATGCAGTATATCTTGAGAATGCTTCAGGAGTATTAGTTGCTGCATTGGATTTCCTGGCTATCAACCTGGTGGGTAAGAAATCATATGGTCGCCAACCTGATGGTTCTAATAACCTGGTGATATTTAATACACCATCGAGAGGCACTTCTAATGATTGA
- a CDS encoding CYTH domain-containing protein: MPQEIERKYLVTSDAYKKEAIAKTRITQGYLSSVPERTVRIRINGDQAYITIKGIGNDAGSSRYEWEKNIPLADAMELLRLCERGVIDKVRYIIPAGLHIIEVDEFFGQNQGLTVAEVELNRETEQFNKPNWFGTEVTGDVKYYNSMLMKNPYTQWSQETNSLIKDKNDEG, from the coding sequence ATGCCTCAGGAAATAGAAAGAAAATACCTGGTGACCTCAGATGCCTACAAAAAGGAAGCCATTGCAAAAACCAGGATCACCCAAGGATATCTTAGTTCTGTGCCAGAACGAACAGTACGCATTAGAATCAATGGGGATCAGGCCTATATCACCATTAAAGGTATTGGCAATGATGCAGGAAGCTCAAGATATGAATGGGAAAAAAACATACCGCTGGCAGATGCCATGGAACTCCTTCGACTTTGTGAGCGCGGAGTCATCGACAAGGTACGATACATCATTCCTGCGGGGCTGCATATTATCGAAGTAGACGAATTCTTTGGTCAAAATCAAGGACTAACGGTAGCAGAAGTCGAGTTGAATAGGGAAACGGAACAGTTTAATAAACCCAATTGGTTTGGAACGGAAGTCACAGGTGATGTGAAATATTACAATTCTATGCTGATGAAAAACCCATACACACAATGGTCGCAGGAGACTAATTCACTGATAAAAGACAAAAATGACGAAGGGTGA
- a CDS encoding glycoside hydrolase family 95 protein has protein sequence MTNKRKVMLTLFCLIGYLVVFCQTETPALWYSKPAKTWTEALPVGNGRLGAMIYGDYLHENIQLNEESVWAGSKTNNNNPQARAHLGEIQQAIFHQEYNKALDLANNYMVGTPPRIRSYQPLGNLFINYQWKTEPTVYKRSLNLHNGIAKSEYAIDGNKVTQEVFVSAPQDIIVISINAEMVFNADVLLSREYDNDNENKDKRKKSDPPFVPFYTNIYKNEKGLAFYTGQIVDAEEPNKGLPGKHMRYAATMKILSVDGKIEPIITNKSTGFHLQSVKNIVLVITGATDYNLKKLDTDPQLDPLGICKTIIAKAEKFKPSQLKVIHTQDHQLLFDRVKFSLGDDELKSMATDERLARMKEGKSDQGLITLYYQYGRYLLMNSSRKPGRLPANLQGIWNDLYDAPWNADFHTNINLQMNYWPAETGNLPETVIPLSGFMRELTTSGAVTAKEMYNAGGWTMHHLTDPFGVTGVMDGVWGITPLDGSWMTFALYDHYEFTQDMGYLRNVAYPMIKGSVSFVLDYLIKSPEGFLVTNPSHSPENVFYVPNTNPKEKSQLCYMPTVDIHIVNALFNNFTQAARKLNVDAGLVKQVKDAQKLLPPLQVSANGTLQEWIKDYEEVEPGHRHISHLLGLYPLNLISPNDTVYFQAAKKTLERRLANGGGHTGWSKAWIVSLFARLLEPEKALENLNELLRKSTLTNLFDTHPPFQIDGNFGGTAAIAEMLLQSQNGEIHLLPAVPAAWSEGSIHGLRSRGACTVNIDWKGGALTKVSIKSDQGGSYVVRYKEKLKQIRLHAGETIQLDGFLN, from the coding sequence ATGACCAATAAAAGGAAGGTAATGCTGACGCTGTTTTGCCTCATAGGCTACTTAGTAGTTTTTTGTCAAACCGAAACTCCAGCGCTTTGGTACTCGAAGCCTGCAAAAACATGGACGGAAGCCTTACCCGTTGGAAATGGTAGGTTGGGTGCGATGATTTATGGCGATTACCTGCACGAAAACATCCAGCTTAATGAGGAAAGTGTATGGGCCGGATCAAAAACAAACAACAACAATCCGCAAGCAAGGGCTCATCTTGGCGAAATTCAGCAAGCCATATTTCATCAGGAATATAATAAAGCGTTGGACCTGGCCAATAATTATATGGTGGGAACACCTCCGCGAATCCGGTCGTACCAACCTTTGGGAAATCTTTTTATCAATTACCAATGGAAGACAGAGCCAACTGTGTACAAAAGATCACTGAATCTGCACAACGGTATTGCAAAATCAGAATACGCCATTGATGGAAATAAAGTTACTCAAGAAGTTTTTGTTTCTGCGCCACAAGATATTATAGTGATCAGTATTAACGCCGAAATGGTCTTTAATGCCGATGTGCTTCTTTCGCGGGAATACGATAACGATAACGAGAATAAGGATAAAAGAAAAAAATCAGATCCACCTTTTGTTCCTTTTTATACCAATATTTATAAAAATGAAAAGGGGCTCGCTTTTTACACAGGACAAATCGTGGATGCCGAGGAACCAAACAAAGGTCTGCCCGGAAAGCACATGCGATATGCTGCCACAATGAAAATTTTATCAGTCGATGGAAAGATAGAACCTATAATAACCAATAAGTCAACAGGGTTTCATCTTCAGTCGGTGAAAAACATAGTGCTTGTTATTACAGGGGCAACCGACTATAACCTTAAAAAACTAGATACGGACCCTCAACTTGACCCTTTGGGTATTTGCAAAACAATCATTGCAAAAGCAGAAAAATTTAAACCTAGCCAACTAAAAGTAATTCATACACAAGATCATCAGCTACTTTTTGATCGTGTGAAATTTTCATTGGGCGACGATGAATTGAAGAGTATGGCAACCGACGAACGTTTGGCCCGGATGAAAGAAGGAAAATCCGACCAGGGACTTATCACGCTCTACTATCAGTATGGCCGTTACCTTTTAATGAACTCATCCAGAAAACCAGGTCGGTTGCCAGCCAACCTGCAAGGTATATGGAATGATCTTTATGATGCACCATGGAATGCCGACTTCCATACCAATATCAACTTGCAAATGAACTATTGGCCCGCCGAAACCGGCAATCTTCCGGAAACAGTTATCCCGTTGTCGGGTTTTATGCGGGAGCTGACTACTTCAGGAGCAGTGACCGCCAAAGAAATGTATAATGCAGGAGGCTGGACGATGCATCACCTTACCGATCCCTTTGGAGTAACAGGAGTAATGGATGGAGTGTGGGGGATTACACCCCTGGACGGTTCATGGATGACCTTTGCCCTTTACGACCATTATGAATTTACTCAGGATATGGGTTACTTGCGGAATGTTGCCTATCCGATGATTAAAGGGTCTGTTTCTTTTGTATTGGATTACCTGATTAAATCACCCGAAGGCTTCCTGGTGACCAATCCATCACACTCTCCGGAAAATGTATTTTATGTACCAAATACGAATCCAAAAGAAAAGTCACAATTATGTTACATGCCCACGGTTGACATTCATATAGTCAACGCCCTGTTCAACAATTTCACTCAAGCAGCCCGAAAACTGAATGTAGATGCGGGCCTGGTAAAGCAAGTGAAGGACGCCCAAAAACTCCTGCCTCCTCTACAGGTTTCAGCAAATGGAACCTTGCAGGAATGGATCAAAGATTATGAAGAAGTAGAACCAGGACACCGACATATTTCGCACTTGCTTGGTTTGTATCCATTGAACCTGATATCACCCAATGACACGGTGTATTTTCAGGCAGCAAAAAAAACACTCGAACGGCGACTGGCCAATGGCGGCGGACATACCGGGTGGAGCAAAGCATGGATTGTAAGCTTGTTTGCTCGATTACTTGAACCAGAAAAGGCGCTGGAAAACCTGAATGAATTGTTGCGAAAAAGCACACTCACCAACTTATTTGACACCCATCCTCCGTTTCAGATAGACGGAAATTTTGGAGGTACTGCCGCCATTGCTGAAATGTTATTGCAATCACAAAACGGAGAGATTCACCTGTTGCCTGCTGTTCCTGCTGCCTGGTCCGAAGGATCAATACATGGACTGAGGTCGAGAGGCGCCTGTACGGTTAATATCGATTGGAAAGGGGGTGCCCTGACAAAAGTTTCCATAAAATCCGATCAGGGCGGTTCTTATGTTGTCCGGTACAAAGAGAAATTAAAACAAATACGCTTACATGCAGGAGAAACAATTCAACTAGATGGCTTCTTGAATTAA
- a CDS encoding porin has product MKKLLITAAMAMIIQVAFAQDSTSQDRFNQYGRIVSRSPLDVENRNGILVFESADQSYRLWFDIRVQVDGQVFSKNTLNPIGNGASIRRARFATKTNLTKNWYGEIDLDFSNGILELNDAYIQYDFRNGLASRIGNFKERFSMSQTSSSRYLNFLERPMAIVAMTPSRHIGWETSYSAKYFLVSSGLFFQAVEDAETRIFVEDNNKDYGRDEGISWTSKLALQPFGTSTEYGGHLALAHSYRQPKTSVDVSEYGGIRYSTRSLSSINRKKYLDTDVIPDFNYSSMNNVELAAYYKGLGVQGEYIMNRVHRNSDLVRLDFDGFYAQAAWLLFGGKQFYNKTEAEFSQPYRGKKWGDIELALRYDYINLNDKDIYGGSAEGYTAGVNFYADKNVRFQVNYSYVNHDRYANGKNKLFVGYDLTGALTKDPTQVADSKGKAGDDYGMLGFRFEINF; this is encoded by the coding sequence ATGAAAAAACTATTAATCACAGCAGCGATGGCAATGATTATACAAGTTGCTTTTGCACAGGATTCCACGAGCCAGGATCGGTTTAATCAATACGGCAGAATAGTTAGCAGATCACCACTGGATGTAGAAAACAGAAATGGAATACTTGTCTTCGAATCTGCAGATCAATCGTATCGATTATGGTTTGACATCAGGGTGCAGGTTGATGGACAGGTGTTTTCAAAAAACACATTGAATCCCATAGGAAATGGTGCCTCCATTCGCAGGGCTCGATTTGCTACCAAAACCAATCTTACAAAAAATTGGTATGGAGAGATAGACCTTGATTTTTCCAATGGCATACTAGAACTGAATGATGCATACATACAATATGACTTTCGCAATGGACTCGCTTCACGGATAGGCAATTTTAAAGAGCGATTTTCAATGTCACAAACCTCTTCTTCCAGGTATCTTAATTTTCTGGAGAGACCAATGGCGATTGTAGCAATGACCCCATCCAGGCACATTGGCTGGGAGACCAGTTATAGCGCAAAATATTTTTTAGTATCCAGTGGTTTGTTTTTCCAGGCAGTAGAAGATGCAGAGACCAGAATATTTGTAGAGGATAACAACAAGGATTATGGTAGAGATGAAGGTATCAGCTGGACTAGCAAATTAGCTCTCCAACCGTTTGGCACAAGTACAGAATATGGGGGACACCTTGCCCTGGCGCATTCGTATCGTCAACCAAAGACGAGTGTAGATGTAAGTGAATATGGTGGGATACGTTACAGTACCAGATCACTAAGCAGTATTAATCGCAAAAAATACCTGGATACGGATGTGATCCCGGATTTTAATTACTCCAGCATGAACAATGTGGAGTTGGCGGCCTATTACAAAGGATTAGGCGTCCAGGGAGAGTATATCATGAATAGAGTGCACCGCAATAGCGATTTGGTAAGGCTGGATTTTGATGGATTTTATGCTCAAGCCGCTTGGTTATTGTTTGGTGGAAAACAATTTTATAATAAAACCGAAGCGGAGTTTAGCCAGCCCTATCGCGGAAAAAAATGGGGGGATATCGAACTGGCCTTGAGATATGATTATATCAACTTGAATGACAAAGATATCTACGGGGGATCAGCCGAAGGATACACGGCAGGTGTCAATTTCTATGCCGACAAAAACGTAAGATTCCAGGTAAACTATAGTTATGTCAATCATGACCGGTACGCCAATGGAAAGAATAAATTGTTTGTAGGTTATGACTTGACGGGAGCGCTTACCAAAGACCCGACTCAGGTAGCAGACTCAAAAGGAAAAGCGGGTGATGACTATGGTATGCTCGGATTTCGATTTGAAATAAACTTTTAA
- the gcvT gene encoding glycine cleavage system aminomethyltransferase GcvT produces the protein MKELALAQIHKALGARMAEFAGFNMPIYYTKGITEEHLQVRNKVGVFDVSHMGEFIIKGREALALIQSITTNDASRLSIGQAQYSCMPNEYGGIVDDLLVYRLDEDQCTDGEQAYMLVVNAGNIDKDWNWVLSHNNFDTRVINISDRTALLAIQGPLATQVLQSLTEVRLSDLEYYTFSKGRLAGIDNVLISATGYTGAGGYELYFDEQHAVSMWEAIFEAGKSYDIQPIGLGARDTLRLEKGYCLYGHDIDDTTSPLEAGLGWITKLNKGDFTSSEKFKEQKKAGVDKKLVGFKVDDRRVPRQHYPIWSMQNETIGEVTSGTVSPILSMPIGMGYVKTAFARPGTSIQIKAGEKLLAATVCELPFVK, from the coding sequence ATGAAAGAACTCGCTTTAGCTCAGATCCACAAAGCATTAGGTGCCCGGATGGCAGAATTTGCTGGTTTCAATATGCCTATCTATTATACAAAAGGCATTACAGAAGAGCATCTGCAGGTAAGGAATAAAGTAGGGGTGTTTGATGTATCTCATATGGGAGAATTCATTATCAAAGGACGCGAAGCCCTGGCACTGATTCAATCCATCACCACCAATGATGCATCCCGGCTCTCTATAGGTCAGGCACAGTATAGTTGTATGCCCAATGAATATGGGGGAATCGTCGATGACCTCCTGGTCTATCGTCTTGACGAAGATCAATGCACAGATGGAGAACAAGCCTATATGCTGGTAGTCAATGCCGGCAATATCGATAAAGACTGGAATTGGGTCTTGTCACACAACAACTTTGATACCAGGGTCATCAATATCTCTGACCGCACGGCATTGTTGGCGATCCAGGGACCGCTCGCTACTCAGGTATTACAGTCATTGACCGAAGTCCGGCTGAGTGATTTGGAGTATTACACCTTCTCCAAAGGGCGGTTGGCAGGTATAGACAATGTATTGATTTCAGCAACAGGATACACCGGGGCAGGTGGATACGAACTGTATTTTGATGAACAACATGCCGTATCTATGTGGGAGGCAATCTTCGAAGCTGGAAAGTCATATGATATTCAGCCCATAGGTTTAGGCGCACGAGATACTTTGAGACTCGAAAAAGGATACTGCTTATACGGCCATGATATAGATGATACCACCTCCCCGCTCGAGGCAGGCTTGGGTTGGATCACTAAATTGAATAAAGGCGATTTTACTTCTTCTGAGAAATTTAAGGAGCAGAAAAAAGCGGGAGTGGATAAAAAGCTGGTGGGATTCAAAGTAGATGACCGTAGAGTACCACGCCAGCACTATCCGATTTGGTCCATGCAAAATGAAACTATTGGAGAAGTCACATCTGGAACCGTGTCACCTATATTGTCTATGCCTATTGGGATGGGTTATGTCAAAACAGCATTCGCCAGGCCGGGTACATCCATACAGATTAAGGCAGGAGAAAAACTACTGGCGGCGACCGTGTGTGAACTGCCTTTTGTAAAATGA